From the genome of Fundulus heteroclitus isolate FHET01 chromosome 9, MU-UCD_Fhet_4.1, whole genome shotgun sequence, one region includes:
- the LOC105928644 gene encoding vitellogenin-2, which yields MRVLVLALTVALVAGNQVSYAPEFAPGKTYEYKYEGYILGGLPEEGLAKAGVKIQSKVLIGAADPDSYILKLEDPVISEYSGIWPKEVFHPATKLTSALSAQLLTPVKFEYANGVIGKVFAPPGISTNVLNVFRGLLNMFQMNIKKTQNVYDLQETGVKGVCKTHYILHEDSKADRLHLTKTTDLNHCTDSIHMDVGMAGYTEKCAECMARGKTLSGAISVNYIMKPSASGTLILEATATELLQYSPVNIVNGAVQMEAKQTVTFVDIRKTPLEPLKADYIPRGSLKYELGTEFLQTPIQLLRITNVEAQIVESLNNLVSLNMGHAHEDSPLKFIELIQLLRVAKYESIEALWSQFKTKIDHRHWLLSSIPAIGTHVALKFIKEKIVAGEVTAAEAAQAIMSSTHLVKADLEAIKLQEGLAVTPNIRENAGLRELVMLGFGIMVHKYCVENPSCPSELVRPVHDIIAKALEKRDNDELSLALKVLGNAGHPSSLKPIMKLLPGFGSSASELELRVHIDATLALRKIGKREPKMIQDVALQLFMDRTLDPELRMVAVVVLFDTKLPMGLITTLAQSLLKEPNLQVLSFVYSYMKAFTKTTTPDHSTVAAACNVAIRMLSPRFERLSYRYSRAFHYDHYHNPWMLGAAASAFYINDAATVLPKNIMAKARVYLSGVSVDVLEFGARAEGVQEALLKARDVPESADRLTKMKQALKALTEWRANPSRQPLGSLYVKVLGQDVAFANIDKEMVEKIIEFATGPEIRTRGKKALDALLSGYSMKYSKPMLAIEVRHIFPTSLGLPMELCLYTAAVTAASVEVQATISPPLPEDFHPVHLLKSDISMKASVTPSVSLHTYGVMGVNSPFIQASVLSRAKVHAALPKKMEARLDIVKGYFSYQFLPVEGVKTIASARLETVAIARDVEDLAAAKVTPVVPYEPIVSKNATLNLSQMSYYLNDSISASSELLPFSLQRQTGKNKIPKPIVKKMCATTYTYGIEGCVDIWSRNATFLRNTPIYAIIGNHSLLVNVTPAAGPSIERIEIEVQFGEQAAEKILKEVYLNEEEEVLEDKNVLMKLKKILSPGLKNSTKASSSSSSSSRSSRSRSSSSSSSSSSSRSSSSSSRSSSSLRRNSKMLDLADPLNITSKRSSSSSSSSSSSSSSSSSSSKTKWQLHERNFTKDHIHQHSVSKERLNSKSSASSFESIYNKITYLSNIVSPVVTVLVRAIRADHKNQGYQIAVYYDKLTTRVQIIVANLTEDDNWRICADSMMLSHHKVMTRVTWGIGCKQYNTTIVAETGRVEKEPAVRVKLAWARLPTYIRDYARRVSRYISRVAEDNGVNRTKVASKPKEIKLTVAVANETSLNVTLNTPKNTFFKLGWVLPFYLPINNTAAELQAFQGRWMDQVTYMLTKSAAAECTVVEDTVVTFNNRKYKTEMPHSCHQVLAQDCTSEIKFIVLLKRDQTAERNEISIKIENIDVDMYPKDNAVVVKVNGVEIPLTNLPYQHPTGNIQIRQREEGISLHAPSHGLQEVFLSLNKVQVKVVDWMRGQTCGLCGKADGEVRQEYSTPNERVSRNATSFAHSWVLPAKSCRDASECYMQLESVKLEKQISLEGEESKCYSVEPVLRCLPGCAPVRTTSVTVGYHCVSLDSNLNRSDSLSSIYQKSVDVSETAESHLACRCTPQCA from the exons ATGAGGGTGCTTGTGCTGGCTCTCACTGTGGCCCTTGTGG ccGGCAACCAGGTGAGCTATG CCCCAGAATTTGCCCCTGGAAAGACCTACGAGTACAAGTATGAAGGTTATATTCTGGGTGGCCTGCCTGAGGAGGGCCTGGCAAAGGCTGGGGTGAAGATCCAGAGCAAAGTCTTGATCGGTGCAGCAGATCCTGACAGCTACATTCTGAAA CTTGAAGACCCTGTGATCTCGGAGTACAGTGGCATTTGGCCTAAAGAGGTTTTCCACCCTGCCACAAAGCTCACCTCAGCTCTCTCTGCTCAGCTCTTGACACCCGTCAAGTTTGAGTATGCCAACGGAGTGATCGGAAAAGTGTTCGCACCTCCAGGCATCTCTACAAATGTGCTGAATGTCTTCAGGGGACTCCTCAACATGTTTCAGATGAACATCAAGAAGACTCAGAATGTGTATGACCTGCAAGAG ACTGGAGTAAAAGGTGTGTGCAAGACACACTATATCCTTCATGAGGACTCCAAGGCTGATCGCCTCCACTTGACGAAAACCACAGACCTGAATCACTGCACCGACAGCATCCACATGGATGTTGGCATGGCTGGTTATACGGAAAAATGTGCAGAGTGCATGGCT CGGGGAAAAACTCTTTCAGGAGCAATTTCTGTCAACTACATCATGAAGCCGTCTGCCTCTGGCACCTTGATCCTAGAGGCAACCGCCACTGAGCTTCTCCAGTACTCGCCCGTCAACATTGTAAATGGAGCTGTCCAGATGGAGGCTAA ACAGACTGTGACCTTCGTGGACATCAGGAAGACCCCATTAGAGCCCCTCAAAGCAGACTATATTCCCCGTGGATCGCTCAAGTACGAGTTAGGCACTGAATTCCTACAGACACCAATTCAGCTTCTGAGGATCACCAATGTCGAGGCTCAG ATTGTTGAGTCTCTGAACAACCTGGTGAGCCTCAATATGGGCCATGCCCATGAGGATTCCCCTCTGAAGTTTATTGAGCTCATCCAGCTGCTGCGTGTGGCCAAGTATGAGAGCATTGAAGCTCTCTGGAGCCAGTTTAAAACCAAAATCGATCACAG GCACTGGTTGCTGAGCTCTATCCCTGCCATTGGTACTCATGTTGCTCTCAAGTTCATCAAGGAGAAGATCGTTGCTGGTGAAGTCACTGCTGCTGAGGCTGCTCAGGCCATCATGTCATCTACACACTTGGTGAAGGCCGACCTGGAGGCAATCAAGCTTCAGGAG GGCCTGGCTGTGACCCCTAATATTCGAGAAAATGCAGGTTTGCGTGAACTCGTTATGCTGGGCTTTGGCATCATGGTTCACAAATACTGTGTGGAGAACCCTTCATGTCCATCTGAGCTGGTCAGG CCAGTTCATGACATTATTGCCAAGGCTCTTGAGAAACGCGACAATGATGAGCTCTCCCTGGCTCTCAAAGTTCTGGGTAATGCCGGACATCCCAGCAGCCTGAAGCCAATCATGAAACTTCTTCCTGGCTTTGGCAGCTCTGCCTCCGAACTTGAGCTCAGAGTTCACATTGACGCTACACTGGCGCTGAGGAAAATTGGCAAGAGAGAACCCAAGATG ATTCAGGATGTGGCCCTTCAGCTCTTCATGGACAGGACTCTTGACCCAGAGCTCCGTATGGTTGCTGTTGTTGTGCTGTTTGATACCAAGCTACCTATGGGTCTGATAACCACTCTCGCTCAGAGTCTCCTGAAAGAGCCAAACCTGCAGGTCCTTAGCTTTGTCTACTCTTACATGAAGGCCTTCACCAAGACCACCACCCCGGACCATTCCACTGT AGCCGCTGCCTGCAATGTTGCCATCAGGATGCTCAGCCCAAGATTCGAAAGACTGAGCTACCGCTACAGCCGAGCTTTCCATTATGACCACTATCATA ATCCTTGGATGCTGGGAGCTGCTGCCAGCGCATTTTACATCAATGATGCCGCGACTGTATTGCCAAAAAACATCATGGCAAAAGCTCGCGTTTACCTCTCTGGAGTGTCTGTTGATGTTCTGGAG tttggaGCCAGAGCTGAAGGAGTGCAAGAGGCCCTTTTGAAAGCCCGTGATGTTCCCGAGAGTGCAGACAGGCTCACCAAGATGAAGCAAGCTCTTAAGGCT CTGACTGAGTGGAGGGCCAATCCTTCCCGCCAGCCTCTCGGCTCTCTGTACGTGAAGGTTCTTGGGCAGGATGTTGCATTTGCAAACATCGACAAAGAAATGGTTGAGAAGATTATTGAG TTTGCAACTGGACCTGAAATCCGCACCCGTGGCAAAAAGGCCTTGGACGCCCTGTTGTCTGGTTACTCTATGAAATACTCCAAGCCAATGCTGGCCATTGAGGTCCGTCACATCTTCCCCACCTCTCTTGGTTTACCCATGGAGCTCTGTCTGTACACTGCTGCCGTGACAGCCGCATCTGTTGAAG tACAAGCCACCATTTCACCACCACTTCCCGAGGACTTCCATCCTGTCCACCTACTGAAGTCTGATATTTCCATGAAGGCTTCAGTCACTCCAAG TGTATCTTTGCACACCTATGGAGTTATGGGAGTGAATAGTCCTTTCATCCAGGCTTCTGTGCTGTCAAGAGCCAAAGTCCACGCAGCTCTTCCCAAAAAGATGGAGGCAAGACTTGACATAGTCAAGGGTTACTTTAGCTACCAGTTCCTGCCTGTTGAGGGTGTTAAAACAATTGCATCTGCTcg tctTGAAACAGTTGCCATTGCAAGAGATGTTGAAGACCTCGCTGCTGCCAAAGTCACACCGGTTGTCCCATATGAGCCTATTGTGAGCAAGAACGCCACTTTAAATCTTTCACAGATGTCTTACTATCTGAATGATAGCATA tCAGCATCATCTGAACTTCTTCCTTTTTCGCTGCAAAGGCAAactggcaaaaataaaatccccaagcccattgtgaagaaaatgtgtGCAACAACGTATACGTATGGGATTGAGGGCTGCGTTGACATTTGGTCTCGCAATGCAACCTTCCTCAGAAACACCCCCATCTATGCCATAATTGGAAACCACTCTCTTTTGGTTAATGTCACCCCAG CTGCTGGACCGTCCATCGAAAGGATCGAAATCGAGGTTCAGTTTGGTGAACAAGCAGCAGAAAAGATCCTTAAAGAGGTTTACCTGAATGAGGAGGAAGAAGTACTTGAAGACAAAAACGTCCTTATGAAGCTGAAGAAGATTCTGTCTCCTGGTCTGAAGAACAGCACCAAAGCTTCATCCTCTAGTTCGAGCAGCTCTCGCTCCAGTAGATCTCgctccagcagctccagcagctccagcagctccagCCGTTCCTCCTCTAGCTCTTCCAGGAGCTCTTCCTCTTTGCGCCGCAATAGCAAGATGTTGGATCTTGCCGATCCCCTCAACATAACATCAAAGaggtcctccagcagctcctccagctccagctcctccagctcctctagCTCCTCCAGCTCCAAGACCAAG TGGCAGCTGCACGAAAGGAACTTCACCAAGGATCACATCCACCAG cATTCCGTCTCAAAAGAACGTCTTAACAGCAAGAGCAGTGCGAGCAGCTTTGAATCCATCTACAACAAG ATCACATACCTGTCTAACATCGTCAGCCCAGTGGTCACAGTCCTTGTCCGTGCCATCAGAGCTGACCACAAGAACCAGGGGTATCAGATCGCTGTGTACTATGACAAACTCACTACCAGAGTGCAGATCATTGTGGCCAACCTCACTGAAGATGACAACTGGAGAATCTGTGCTGACAGCATGATGCTCAGCCACCACAAAGTGAtg ACTCGAGTCACCTGGGGCATTGGATGCAAGCAGTACAACACCACGATCGTGGCCGAAACTGGTCGCGTTGAGAAGGAGCCTGCCGTCCGTGTGAAGCTGGCCTGGGCCAGACTCCCTACTTACATCAGGGATTATGCAAGAAG AGTGTCCAGGTACATTTCGCGCGTCGCTGAGGACAATGGAGTGAACAGGACCAAGGTCGCCAGTAAACCCAAAGAGATCAAACTGACTGTAGCTGTTGCCAACGAGACAAGCCTGAATGTCACGCTGAATACACCAAAG AACACCTTTTTCAAACTGGGATGGGTTCTTCCCTTTTACCTACCAATTAACAACACTGCTGCTGAGCTGCAGGCATTCCAGGGCAGGTGGATGGACCAGGTCACATACATGCTCACCAAGTCTGCTGCAG CTGAGTGCACCGTGGTTGAAGACACAGTGGTCACTTTCAACAACAGGAAGTACAAAACGGAGATGCCCCACTCTTGCCATCAGGTCTTGGCTCAAGATTGCACATCTGAAATCAAATTCATAGTGCTGCTGAAGAGGGATCAAACAGCAGAACGGAATGAGATCAGTATTAAGATTGAAAACAT TGATGTTGACATGTATCCCAAGGACAACGCTGTTGTGGTGAAGGTTAATGGAGTAGAAATTCCTCTCACCAACCTGCCATATCAGCATCCAACAG GCAACATACAGATCCGACAAAGAGAAGAGGGCATCTCTCTGCATGCTCCCAGTCATGGCCTTCAGGAGGTCTTCCTCAGTTTAAACAAAGTGCAG GTTAAAGTTGTTGACTGGATGAGAGGCCAGACGTGTGGGCTCTGCGGAAAGGCCGACGGGGAAGTCAGACAGGAGTACAGCACTCCCAATGAACGGGTGTCCAGGAACGCAACCAGCTTCGCTCATTCCTGGGTTCTGCCTGCAAAGAGCTGCCGTGACGCCTCTG AGTGCTACATGCAACTTGAATCGGTGAAGCTCGAGAAACAGATCAGCCTGGAAGGCGAGGAATCCAAATGCTACTCAGTCGAACCTGTGCTGCGCTGTCTCCCTGGCTGTGCACCAGTGAGAACCACCTCCGTCACTGTCGGCTACCACTGCGTGTCTCTGG ATTCAAACCTGAATCGCTCTGATAGTCTCAGCAGCATCTATCAGAAGAGCGTTGACGTGAGCGAGACGGCAGAGTCCCACCTGGCCTGTCGCTGCACTCCTCAGTGTGCCTAA